From Actinomycetota bacterium, a single genomic window includes:
- a CDS encoding ion channel has product MQWWMIVVGTAVVVVTVFDAFATTLSPSTRAGPVTSRMNAVLWRLARRASRSNVAIPLVVAGPLLLVTTAMVWIGGLWLGWTLLFAADPNAVVSDPGGIPADLSGRVFYTGYTLFTLGLGNYVPQGAVWEVLSAVALINGLVLVTMSIT; this is encoded by the coding sequence GTGCAGTGGTGGATGATCGTGGTCGGTACCGCGGTCGTCGTCGTGACGGTCTTCGACGCGTTCGCGACGACCCTGTCACCGAGCACACGGGCGGGACCGGTCACCTCCCGGATGAACGCGGTGCTGTGGCGCCTGGCACGGCGGGCGTCGCGTTCGAACGTGGCGATCCCACTGGTGGTCGCCGGCCCCCTGCTGCTGGTGACGACCGCCATGGTGTGGATCGGTGGGCTGTGGCTGGGATGGACGCTGCTGTTCGCCGCGGATCCCAACGCGGTGGTCTCGGATCCCGGGGGGATCCCAGCCGACCTGTCGGGACGGGTGTTCTACACCGGCTACACGCTGTTCACCCTGGGGCTCGGCAACTACGTCCCGCAAGGGGCGGTGTGGGAGGTGCTGAGCGCGGTCGCGTTGATCAACGGCCTGGTGCTGGTCACCATGTCCATCACC